The uncultured Mailhella sp. genome segment TTTGTTAACATTTTTTTATTGCTTAAATAACGAGTTAATTCTAAGCTCCGCTCATGGAAAAAGAGGGATTTTCCATATCGGTGTTACAAACCACTTTTTTCAAAGGAATGACTACAATGAAAAAGCTTACTACGCTTCTTCTGGCTGCCGGCCTCGTTTTTGCCGCGTCTGCCCCTGCTTCCGCTGTTGATCTTAAGATGGACGGCCAGTATCTGTTCAACTTCGTTACCGGCGAACGCGTCGGCACCGGCCAGAACTTCGATCAGGCTGGTCAGCGTCTGCGTCTCGGCATGACCCTTACCGCCAATGAAAACCTGTCCGGCTACTTCCAGGTTCAGGTCGGCACCGGCGTTGACAGCACCACCACCTACGACTGGGGCTCCGATACTTCCGGCAACAGCACCAAGGTCGGCATGCGTCAGGCTTACATTGACTGGGTGATCCCCCAGACTGTCGTGAAGGTTCGCATGGGCCGTCAGCTCGTTGGTCTGCCTGAAGACGCCTTCGGCAAGAACGCCATCATGCATCCCGGCTGGCAGGGCCGCGACGGTATCGTCGTGACCGCTCCTGTGACCGACTGGCTCGACCTTACCGCCTTCTGGCTGCGCGGTGCCTACGACAGCATCAACACCTACGACACCGACCAGTCCAACAAGTCCGACTTCTTCGCCGCTACGGCCGCCTTCAAGTTCGACGGCTTCTCCTTCACTCCTTATGTGATGTACGCTTCTCTCGACGCTTCCGACGGCGTGTGGAACGATTCCGCTTCCATGGATGAAGATGGTACAATCACTTGGCCTGGCTACGGCGCTGGCAACGAGCTGAGCACTCCCGACGGCACCAAGATTCTTGCTGACGGCAATGCCTTCTGGGCCGGCACCAACTTCGTGATGAGCTACTTCGATCCCTTCGTGCTGAAGGTCTCCGGCGCTTACGGCATGGTTAGTTATGACGCTGCCAGCAACGGCACCAACTATCAGGACCGCAGCGGCTGGTATGTGCAGGCCAAGGCTTCCTACAAGACCGCCTACGGCACCCCGATCTTCGGCGGCTGGTACGGCTCCGGTGACGACAGCGACGCCGACTACAAGGGCCAGGGCTGGATTCCTGCCTGGGCCGGTCGTTTCCATCCCACCATCGGTTACTCCGCTGGTGAATTCGGCCTGTTCGACACCACCGTTCGTCACAACATCTCCGGCACCTGGGGCCTCCAGGCCGGTATCGAAGACGTCA includes the following:
- a CDS encoding outer membrane homotrimeric porin; translation: MKKLTTLLLAAGLVFAASAPASAVDLKMDGQYLFNFVTGERVGTGQNFDQAGQRLRLGMTLTANENLSGYFQVQVGTGVDSTTTYDWGSDTSGNSTKVGMRQAYIDWVIPQTVVKVRMGRQLVGLPEDAFGKNAIMHPGWQGRDGIVVTAPVTDWLDLTAFWLRGAYDSINTYDTDQSNKSDFFAATAAFKFDGFSFTPYVMYASLDASDGVWNDSASMDEDGTITWPGYGAGNELSTPDGTKILADGNAFWAGTNFVMSYFDPFVLKVSGAYGMVSYDAASNGTNYQDRSGWYVQAKASYKTAYGTPIFGGWYGSGDDSDADYKGQGWIPAWAGRFHPTIGYSAGEFGLFDTTVRHNISGTWGLQAGIEDVSFLQDLTHKFTVTWFQGTNDKNQWSLEENPYKYMTDNDNVVEFNLASTYQIYKNLTACLELAYMITDYSKGDHAEWAAGNETDKDGWSTALTFQYLF